One Candidatus Bathyarchaeia archaeon genomic window, TGTATGATGTAACCGGGGCCTCAATCATCGCCTGCAATGACATTCGCAGGTTTCTTTGCAAACCAGACGTGCGGACTCTGCAGCATCTCCAGTCAGCAGTTATGAACTCAGACACGGGGCTGTTAGTACAGATTGTACGGGCGTTTTGGGAAGATGAAGGAAGCACTTCGAGAGAAGGAAACGTAACCGGAGCTATCAAGAACATAAGATTGCGCAACCAAATCCTTCTAATTCACCAAAAACTCGGAATAGGCGTTAGCCCGTACAAGGATGGAGCCAACCAAATGTTTGGCATCTATGTCAGAAGAGGGCACAGAAATCTGCAAAGATTCGATCACCTTGTTGGTTTCCGCAAAGCCATCGTAACTCGAGGTTTGAACATCGGGATCCTCAAAAGGTCAGTACTCTCGGAACATCTCGGCCGAGAAAAAAATTGGAAAAGCTGTCGCTAACATCTGTGAAGCGTTGGCGGGCCCGGTGGGATTCGAACCCACGATTTTGGGCTCTCTTCACTCCGAAATAGATAGCTCCGAAGGCCCACGTCTTGGTCCTGGCTCGACTACGGGCCCTTGAAACAAAACGGAATGAAACATCTAGTTAACTATTCGGCAGGAGAGAGCTGCAACCTTGTAGGCTGATTGTGACCAAGGCTTCCTAGAAAACGCTTTAGCCATTCATGTGCGATTGATCAAGGCTAGTTCTTGCAGACAACTTTTCTGTTAGATGTAGGAATTGCCGTGGCTGCGGCTCTTCTTGTCAGTCTTCTCTTCTATCGACTGGGCCTTCCCATGATCGTCGGCCAACTGGTCGCGGGAATGCTCGTTGGACCCTACGGTCTCGGTCTGATCCGTGACACGACAGCTATTGACTTTCTGGCGACTCTCGGAATAATACTGCTACTGTTCGTCGTCGGGCTCGAACTCGACCCTCGCAAATTTGGCAAGGTCGGGTCCAAGGTCTTCGTTCTAAGCACAGTAGAGTTTTTTGTCGCGTTTCTGGTCAGCGTGCTCTCAGCTCTGTCTGCAGGATGGGATCTGGGGACCGCGCTCTTTCTCGGGTCAGTTCTTGGTCTCAGCAGCACAGCGATAGTTGCGAAACTGATTCTAGATCGTTTTCCAGAACATGATCAAAATTTCACTGCGCTGATGATGGTGATGGTTGTGGAGGATGTGATTGCCGTTTTCTTGCTGTTCCTTACGCCCGAGCTTGCAGGGGGACGCCAACTTCAGGCGTCAGGCCTTTTGATCATCGCCTCGAAGGGATTTTTCCTGTTCATAGCGAGCTTCGGATTTGGCAGGTATCTTGGCCCATGGCTAATCAACAAGGTGAGCCAGTACGAGCTGGAAATCGGTGAAGTCGCGTTCCTGCTTGCTTTGTCATTCGGGTTCTTATTCGGCGTACTTTCAGATTATCTTGGTTTCTCGCCTGCTATCGGAGCCTTGCTGGTCGGATTCTTTCTTCCCGTCAAGCAATCGAGGTATGTCCGAGAGAAAATTCTACCCCTCAAGGACGCTTTCATCGTGTTCTTCTTCTTATCGATGGGGACCCTGATCGACACGTCCACTGCCCTATCCCTCGGCTTACCACTCATGATCATCTTGGCTGGAGCTATTCTCGGCAAGCTTGCTGGAGGCGTCCTGGGAGCGCGTTTGGCTCGGATCGGACGCCCCATTCTAGTTGGTTCGATCCTGGTTCCACGTGGAGAGTTCTCGCTGGTACTCGCTAAGACGGGAGTTGATGCTGGACTAGTAGGCCCGCAGCTCTATCCTGTAGCCGGTCTAGCAGTTCTAGTAACTGCGCTCGCGTCCCCACTGATCGATAGATTGACGCGTCCGTCGAATGAACCCTGATGAGTGGTTAGTTGAGATGGCTTAGACAGATTCTCAGAAGGACTTTCTCCTCGGCTGCGACAGCTAGTCAGCAAACTTGTAGTGTCGATAGCCTTGAGAGGTCACGTCTATCAACACGAACTCGTTTTCAGGCTCTGCGACAAATTTTCTTCCATCAGGAAATGCTTTCCCCTCGTGCAGGATTTCGTATTCGGCGAGAGACACTGGTCTGCGATTGCGTAATTTCTCGGCATGGCCAAATCTCTTGGCGATAGCAGCCCATTCTTCCTGAACAGTCCAGCTTGATGCCTTGGCCTTGCAGCCGCTTCCATAATTTCCAGATCCACCTCTTTTTCCTGCCAGATCGATTCCCCTCATTGCCTTGGTCTCCAGGAGCATTGAGAGGCAGCTTTTTTCAGAGGCAGAATAGCTGTTGCCGCTCTCTCTTGCGTGTACTAGTCCGTCAGCCACTTTGTCTTGGTAGTCGGCTTGGAATTGTTTGGTCTCCATGAAGTGTCTCATGTAATCGGCCTCCGCTTTCTCGAACTCCTCTCTTTTCTTGTAGCTGTCTGCTTGAGGCTCGTCGCCAATCACGCGCAGGACTTCCTTCCAGCGGGGGAGGCCTCGCCAGAAATGTCTCAACAGGTACGCGAAAGCTTTCTCCGCCATCTTCGGGTACGGGACGTGGAAAGAGATGGGACCTATGTGATCTACTAACGACTCGCCTTGTCCAGCCCTAACGATGCCAGAGGCAACCGCTTGCTCTGCCCAGTTGTCGACCGCACCTTCCATGGCTCTGAGATAACATCTCTCAGAATGTTTTCCGTGGACGACTGCCGTCGTCGAGAAAAGCGGTCTCCAAAAATCATCCTCATCCTCCATGTGAGTGCCGATGATCGGGTCGATCACCAGCAAACGAGGATTCTCCTTGACTAGGAGGGCGACGGCCCCTGCTCCCTGGGTCGATTCTCCGGGACTGGTAAGCGGATATCTAGCTATGTCGGTTGCACAGATGATGCTACTTTTCCCATTGCTTCTGCCTGCCCATGCCCAGTCGAGTGAACTTTCCAGAGCATCTGCGGTGCTTACGCATGCGAACTTGTACTCGACGCCTGAGGTTCTCTTCAGAGATCCCTTACCATACTTCTGTTCTAACATTCCGTGAACATATGCGGCGACAGGTTTGGATTCGTCCACGCCGGTCTCGGTCGCAATGTCAATTCTTGCGAGACTCGCCGGTTGAACACTGTTTCTTTCCATCAGCTCGAAGATTGCATTCGCAGCCAAGACCGAGCTGTCTTGGTAGGTGTCCGGAATCGACATTTTGGCGATTCCGATGCCATGAAGATACTTCGAAGGGTCAGATTTTCTTGCAGCAGAAAATTCCGTCGGTTTCTCTAGCCTCTTCTCATCTGCTAGCTCCAAGTACAATCGCGGAATGTAGACTGCGATGTCATCGATGCCAACCATGGTCCTCACGGGGTGTCCTCCTGAGCAGGCTTGTGAGCTAAGGAGTCCGTTTCAGTTCACTTACGCAAATAGGGGGGTTACGAGAAGATAGGCGAGATGTTCTATTGTCATGGGAGTTTGCAGTTACGATTCCTTGCGTTTCTCTTAGTCAAGACAGCTTGACTTGATATGCTTACAATAACCTACTTGGTAGTAGTTGACTACCTACTTTATAATAAAGACCAAAGTGTTGATGGGATATGATTCAAACCCTCTTCGGAAGCTCCGTAGACCTGCCATCGCTTATCCTAAGACTGGCTGTCGGAACCCTGTTCATCATACACGGATACCCTAAGCTAACTACTCAAAGAAAGCAAGGTGAAGCCTGGATGAAGAGCGTAGGAATGCCCGCGGCCATGGTTCCACTCGGGGGCGTTTTCGAGTTCTTCGGCGGAGCAGCGTTGATTCTCGGACTACTAACCCCGATTGTTGCGGTCTTGGCGGCGCTCTGGATGCTATCGACTACGTGGTTCTCAAAAAGCAAACTGAAGAAGAAATATGCCAGTGGCTACGAGATCGATGTCACATTGTTCTTGGCCGCGCTCGCACTGGCTCTACTTGGCAGCGGAATCTATTCAATAGATCACCTACTAGCACTATAGGAGGAACACAAGGTGTCGGCTAGAAGAAACACGACCGTCGCAAAGACGGCTTCTCCCACCACCGATAATGCGAATAATGAACTTGTAAAGAAAGCATACCAGAATGCGTCTCGCATGATGAAGGAGCAAGGCTTCGGCATCAAGAGCCAGGTGGAGGTCGCCGTTGATCCTCAGCTTCCATTCATGGGGTACACCATGCCGCAGGCTAGAGGCTACAGAATAGTAGTATCAGGCGGCTCTGTTGATTCAGGAATGTTAGAAGGCTTGCTTGTTCACGAAATGTCTCACATATACAGGATGGAAAACAATCACCCATCCCACGACGCTGAAGTAATCGAGGAAGCGATAGACAAATTCGGGAAAGAACACTTGTTGCATGACTATCAGCAGAAGATCGTCCATGATCTACTGAATGATATTCAGGACTTGTACGCTGACGACATCTCGATGAAGGTCATCAAGAAAAGCCCGATATTCAAATCAGGCGAGATAAGCAGCTTCCTTCAAGACTGGATAAAAGATGAAACTGTCGAATCCGGCAATCCCAAAATGGATCGTTGGATGAACGCGTCAATCATGGTCCATAACGCTCGTGCAATCGGTCAGATGACGAGGCACGGCATAGAAGATACCGGTGGAAAGGCCGAGGCCTCAAACCGGAGATTTCTCTCACAAATGCCGCCCACAGTCGCGAGCAAGTTCCCATACTTCAAAGACCTGATGATCAATCTGAAAGAAAACATGACCCGGGATCAGTATCGAAAGCTTCTCGCAGATTATTTGAACCGGTTCTTGGAACTAGCCGAAAAGAACTAATGCGTGGTTGAAACGGTCCTAGGGTGACCGGATTGAGTGAAGGATTCGACTTCAACAGCGCCCTGAAAGAACTCGACAAGAGCGAAACCCACCTCACCGTGAGAGTTGAGTTTCGCAGATGGGGAAAACCCGTAACTGTCGTCCAAGGACTACCCAAGACGGGACGATCCCTTGCAGAGGTCGCTCACAAACTGAAAGAGCGCCTAGCAACCGGTGGAACAGCGAAGGATGGTGTGATAATGTTGCAAGGCGACCACCGCGCAAGAATCAAAGCTGAACTAGTCAAACTGGGCTTTCCTGACGATCACATAGAAATATTCTAGACATTTTCACGGCTATGCCGCAACTCTTGTCATACAGATCGGCCGCTAGTTATCATGAGGGAGGTTTGACGATTATCTGCCCGGCGAGCCATTGATGCCACGCACAGGTGTATCTGTAAACCCCTGCAACGGTTAAGGTCACAGAGAACGTTTTTCCTGAGAAGATTATTCCTGAATTAAACCTCGGCCCCCCCGATGGAGCGACAAGAGCTGTGACCGTGTGACCGACCACATCGTCGTTTACCCATTCTATCGTGTTGTTGACTCCAATTGTGACCGAGATGTTAACGGGAAAAGGGTACGTGCCATTCACGAAGTTCGCCTGGAAATAATTTACGTTAAACCCCGTTGGTTCCGCTGAGGAGTCCTTCGGTATCCTGACAACTGTCACTATCGGATTGGCTGAAGACAATGAACCGACATAGATGTAGCCGACCGTCGCCGTCACGACAATAGCTGTGACAACAACTGCTAGGATCAGGACCCGTTGCTGAATTTCTTTCATACGGATCTCTTCCTCGTAGCTGAAGTTAGTCCTCTGGCCACCACAAGGCCTCTTTTCGAAATCGATCCAGACGTTCGCGAAATCTAACGCACGTTATGGAACGGTATCGTTTCTCATCCCGTGACAACAACTGTTCCGTGCATCCACGGGTGGTAGGAACACACGTACTGGTAGGTGCCCGCTACAGTGAACTTGTGACTGAACGTGGCATTCGCGTTCATGTTTCCAGAATCAAAAGAGCTAGCTCCAGACGGAACGTTGGTTGAAGTCACGGTGTGCGGAACCGGGTCATTGTTCGTCCAAACCACCGTGCCACCGTTCGCGACCGTTACACTTGCAGGGACATAGTTGAGAGCTTGAGTATTTCCAACCCCTTTCGGGATCGAGACGCTCACTGAGCTCGACACCCCAAGACTGCCAGCTGAGGCGGTGAAGATTGGAGAGCCTGTAGCGAGTTGATAGATTCCCGCCGAGGCTAGACCGATTCCTGCTCCTATGGCAAGGACGATCAGGACAGGAACAACGAGCTCGACATACTTCATTTTCTTTGGTGGAGCTGTTTGCAAACTAGAACACAGGGACGAATTGTGAAGCGCTGAGAAAATAAGCGTTTTCCAAGGAAAAATACACCTCTTTTTTTCTGGTCATGCAGGCTAAAATAGGAGTGGGCAGAGGCTCGTCTGAGCTCGAATGGTCAATCAGACCAGACGTGAATTTCTCAAGCTCGGTTTGGCCGCTGCCGGCAGCGCGCTCGTAGCTTCAGGGATCGAAATCCCGCTTTTCGGAAATCAGAACTCTGCCTTAACGACTCAGCTTACTAGCCTGAAAAATAGGGTCAGTACTGTGGTCGGTTTCATCAGCCTTAGCGTAGCCGAGCAATCCCTCGTGGAAAAGATCGTTGAGACAATCATACCTACGGATAGCGATCCGGGGGCGAAAGAAGCTGGGGTGATTTATTTCATCGATAGACAGTTGGCGGGCGATTATGGACAGAGCGCCAACATGTTCATGGATGGACCGTTTGTGCCGCCGGGCCAGGCTGGCCCAATCACGGTGGGAACGCAGACTTACTCTGCGGGTTCTCCCAAGGTTAGAGTCGGTGCGGGCACGAATTACCAGTACCCTCTGAATCTAAGGGAATTCTGGAGAGTCGGCTTACTAGCGCTTCAGGCTTATGCTAAGAGCGCCTACGGAGGAAACTTCGAGACGCTCTCTTCAGCGAACCAGCTACAGCTCCTACAAGATTTGTGGGCAAACAAGCCAACAAGCTTCAGCAATATTCTCCCATCCGATTTCGCCTATGAACTTGTATTCATGACATGGGCCGGATTCCTAATGGACCCGATCTACGGTGGAAACCAGAACATGGTTGGATGGACATACACAGGGTTCAACGGAGTAAACTTCGGGAACTTCTACGGGGAAGGCCTGGACCAGAAAACTCTCATGGTCGCAACTTCTCCAACTAGGCTCAAGCCAGCAAGCCTCGCACAATATCAGCAACAAGCGTCCGGGAGATCCTAAAAATGCCAACCACAATTACCGAGCCAGCAGCAGACGTAGTTATCCTGGGGGTCGGCTATATGAGCGGCGTAATAGCAGCCGAGCTTTCTATCGCCAGCCTAAACGGCGGCAAAAATTACAAAGTCGTCGCGATAACAAAGGGTCCATACTGGGACTACGTCAACGACTTCTCGACAACAAAGTACGACGAATGGGGAGTTGGACTAGGACGGAAATATGACAGTCCCCTTCCACTCCAATCGGCCACAATCAGGAACAACAGCAACCAGTTCGCACTGCCCGTCCGCAGATACACTATGCCCATCCAGTACCATGCGCTCGGACATGGAGTAGGCGGAGCCGCCCAACACTATGGCGGCACAATGGGACGCCAAGGCCCATGGGGATACACTCAATATTCATCAACTATCAGCAGGTACGGCTCGCCCTTTCTGAATACCGTAAACCCACATAACGATCTTGAGGACTGGCCACTGACCTACGCCCAGTATGAGCCATATTATGTGGAGTGGGAAAAAGCCCACGGACTTTGCGGAAACTACAACGGAAGTAAAACCAATTCATCGTCCGACATGGGTTATCCTTGGATGAGTCAAAACTATCCACTGCCACCCTCGCCTATCACGCCCATCGGAACGTTATTCCAAAACGCAACTCAATCGCTCGGATACAATCCCTTTCCTCACGTCAGCGCTCTCGCGTCGCAACCATACACAAACCAATACGGTGTACCAGTCAATCCCTGCGTTTATGACGGGTACTGTGGAGGTCCTTGCGACTATGCTTGCGAGACTGGTGCCAAGGCGAACGCTGCATACAGAACCATCCCCGCGGCCGTGAGCAGCGGGAACTTCACACTTGTAGTGAATAGCTTCATCTTCCGTCTCGACACTGATCCAACAACAGGACTAGTTACCGCGGCGCGCTACTACGATCCACAAGGAAACGTGCACATTCAGCCAGGCACGGTCTTCTTCAACGGAATGTGGGGGTACAACATGATCAGAATAATGCTCCTCTCCGGAATCGGCGCACCCTACGTATGGAATTCAAACCCAACCTTGGTTACCGGCGCTGTTGGAAGAGGTCTTACCAACGGCTATCTTCCGTACAAGGGAACGAACGTGTCCGGAACACTCCCTAACACTGGCGGCAACTCTTATCCTGCGGGCAATGGGAGCGGGGGCAGTGTGGACATTTACGATCTGATGGACGACAACTTCGATCATAGCGTCTCCGCATTAAACGGAAGTCCTCCCTTCATCGGTGGAGCCGAGGTCGGCGCTGGAGGATATCCTGGAGGGGGACCTGGAAATATTACGTTCGCGGGCAGCGTCTCGTCAGCCAGCATGGGAGGCACGTTCAAAACCACTCAAAAGGACAAGTATCTGCCAACCAAAACAACCCTGAGCTCGACACCACTGGCTCATGACCTTCCGACAACCGACAACTACGTCGATCTGGACCCGCACTACACCGACATCTACGGCGACCCACTCGCTAGGCTTACCTACGACTGGACACCGAACACCTACAATGGAGCTACCTACCTGGTGAACAAGGTCAAGGACATTTTCACCAAGATGGGAGCGTCAAATGTGACTGTCGGCGCAACAGTGGCGCCTGGGGCAGCACACAACGACTGGTGGGGTCATCACCTAAGAGGAGGATGCCGAATCGGAGCCAACCAGAGCACCTCCGTCTGGAACAAATGGAACCAATGTTGGTCACCCGCATCGAAACCAGTGTTCAACATCTTCGGCGCAGGCGAGATTACCAATACTTCCGGAGATAATGTTCCCTCGGGGACACATATCGCGGGTCCGCAGTCTTATCGCGCCGCTGAGGGCATCAAACAATATCTCGCGCTCGCAACCCCCGGTATTTTGCCCTAACAGCGCAATCTCTAGTCGCTCAAGGAGTAGGCATTTGCCAGCCCTAAGACTATCCGGCAAGCCAAAGCCGATGCCTATTCCTCACTTCGAGAGCAGAATCCCAAAACCGGAAGAACTTGTAGTCCTCAACAAGAAATTACTCGATGCGACTATCCTGATAGGAAATGCTCTCACGGGCTGCGTGAACAAATGGGCGCTTGGAGGGGATGTTGCCGAGGTAATATCAGGCGTCAACGTAAGACCAGATCACATCTCAATACTAACTACCAAGTCAGGCTGCGATGAGATAACAGGAAAGCTCGCAAATTATCAGATTGAATTCGGTGGCACTGATGAGAGAGAGATAGTGAGGGAAGCGATAGTCGACCTGAAACCCTACAAAGTTCGTATCCAAAGCTACATGGCCCGATTTGATGTTGAAGGTTCACGGCTCGATGTACACGGTGACTTACAAATCAAGGTGGGAGCCTGGGAGTGGGGAGACCCGCTCGACTTCGAACCGGATTACGTATACGTCGTGGGCGTGAAGGTTCCAATTGTCCCGCTTAAGATGAAGAGCGAATTGTATACCGGTCTGGGCTGGCTGGATCGTGCGTCGAAGATACACGAGGCCGTGATGAGGAGCCGTCACATGTTCGGCTAGGCGAGTAACCTTTGGCCCAACAAGTCCTGGCTGCAACTCCGAATGTCCTCCGGAAAAACCGCGGAAGGCTAGTTGGAAAAGAGGCTTGGAGACGAAATCTGAACCTTGCGTCCTTGGCCGCGTTCAAGATCGGTAGCAGCCTCGGAACCAAAGGAGCGTACAAGCTTGTGACGTATCAGAGGGGTCCTGAAATGGTGATGAAGGTCACCAAGGACGCGATCGATGTTGTCGACGAGCTGGGTATCGAACATCCGGCAATGATGACCCTGGCTGAGGCAGCCAAGATCCAGCGTCAGCATACTGGAGACGGAATCGCCACTCTTCTCGTTCTAGTCTCAGCACTCCTAACCGAGGCCGACAAGCTAATCGAGATGGGCTTCCACGCGAACACGATCCTTGAGGGCTATCTGAAAGCGACCAAGAAATCGATCGCGATTATCAACGAAACGGGAGAGAATGTCGGGAAAGACCTTGACGAGCACCTCTTGGAGGGCATTGATTGCGGAAGGGAACTCCTCAGTAGAAACCTGCGAAGGAATCTTTCCGAGGCTATTAGCTGCGTCACGGAAAATGGAGCTATCGACATCAGCAGAATACGAATTGTGACAAAGCACGGGGGTCAGACGTACGATTCCGAGCTAGTGCGCGGAGTCGTCCTCAAGCAAGGCAAAGCCCATCCAAGCATGCCGGACTGGATCGACGCCCCTAGAATCGCATTCGTAACTAAGCTCGAGATCAAACGCCTAGAGCTGAAGTCGAAAGATGAAGGGCCGTTCTCAGTCAAGTTGAACATAACAAGCCGAGAACATATCCAGCAATTCAGATCTGAAGAGAATCGACTAAGAAGTCTCTTGGTCGAAAGAGTGAAAACGGCGGGAGCTAACGTTCTGATCTCCCGATCGAAGATCGACGATAGACTCTCCGACCAATTTAGCAGGCAAGGAGTCTTTGTCGTGCAACTCGTTGACTACCAGGAATTCGAAGCCGCCGCAAAAGCGACCGGCGGGACTATTGTCAGTAATGTTGACCAGCTTGAGAAACGGGACGTAGGAATTGCGAAGAGGCTGGAGGCTGACAAGATCAGGCCCAATGATATCGTCATCGTTCACTGCGAAGGAGGGGCCACACTTCTGCTTCGAGGCAGTAGTCCCGAGCTCGTGTCGGAGCTGGAAAAGACGGTGAAAAGAGCGCTCCTCATACTGAAACATTCGCGGTCGAACCCCAAAGTGGTCCCTGGGGGAGCGGCGATCCATATTGAACTAGCCTTGCAGCTCAGAAGATATGCGCTAACATTTGAGGGAAGAGAGCAGTTCGTAATTGGCTCCTTCGCCGACGCGTTAGAAAAAATTCCTGAGTGCCTCTCCACGAACTATGGCCTCGATCCAATTGATACGATGATCCAGCTTCGCAATCATCACGCTAATGGGAGGCAGGCAATGGGTGTGGGAGAGAATGGAGGCATTGACATGTATGAAGCGAACGTGATCGAGCTCGCCTCGGTAAACAAGGCCAACATTCACAGAGCCTTTGAGCTCGTTTCCCTGTTGCTAAGAATCGATGACTGCTTCTACGTGAAAGATATTCCAAAGTTCCACAAACAGTAGCATATTCCGACTGATCCGGGGCATCTTCGACGCTAAT contains:
- a CDS encoding DoxX family protein; the encoded protein is MIQTLFGSSVDLPSLILRLAVGTLFIIHGYPKLTTQRKQGEAWMKSVGMPAAMVPLGGVFEFFGGAALILGLLTPIVAVLAALWMLSTTWFSKSKLKKKYASGYEIDVTLFLAALALALLGSGIYSIDHLLAL
- a CDS encoding gluconate 2-dehydrogenase subunit 3 family protein; the protein is MVNQTRREFLKLGLAAAGSALVASGIEIPLFGNQNSALTTQLTSLKNRVSTVVGFISLSVAEQSLVEKIVETIIPTDSDPGAKEAGVIYFIDRQLAGDYGQSANMFMDGPFVPPGQAGPITVGTQTYSAGSPKVRVGAGTNYQYPLNLREFWRVGLLALQAYAKSAYGGNFETLSSANQLQLLQDLWANKPTSFSNILPSDFAYELVFMTWAGFLMDPIYGGNQNMVGWTYTGFNGVNFGNFYGEGLDQKTLMVATSPTRLKPASLAQYQQQASGRS
- a CDS encoding stress response translation initiation inhibitor YciH, coding for MSEGFDFNSALKELDKSETHLTVRVEFRRWGKPVTVVQGLPKTGRSLAEVAHKLKERLATGGTAKDGVIMLQGDHRARIKAELVKLGFPDDHIEIF
- a CDS encoding plastocyanin/azurin family copper-binding protein, encoding MQTAPPKKMKYVELVVPVLIVLAIGAGIGLASAGIYQLATGSPIFTASAGSLGVSSSVSVSIPKGVGNTQALNYVPASVTVANGGTVVWTNNDPVPHTVTSTNVPSGASSFDSGNMNANATFSHKFTVAGTYQYVCSYHPWMHGTVVVTG
- a CDS encoding TCP-1/cpn60 chaperonin family protein; its protein translation is MAQQVLAATPNVLRKNRGRLVGKEAWRRNLNLASLAAFKIGSSLGTKGAYKLVTYQRGPEMVMKVTKDAIDVVDELGIEHPAMMTLAEAAKIQRQHTGDGIATLLVLVSALLTEADKLIEMGFHANTILEGYLKATKKSIAIINETGENVGKDLDEHLLEGIDCGRELLSRNLRRNLSEAISCVTENGAIDISRIRIVTKHGGQTYDSELVRGVVLKQGKAHPSMPDWIDAPRIAFVTKLEIKRLELKSKDEGPFSVKLNITSREHIQQFRSEENRLRSLLVERVKTAGANVLISRSKIDDRLSDQFSRQGVFVVQLVDYQEFEAAAKATGGTIVSNVDQLEKRDVGIAKRLEADKIRPNDIVIVHCEGGATLLLRGSSPELVSELEKTVKRALLILKHSRSNPKVVPGGAAIHIELALQLRRYALTFEGREQFVIGSFADALEKIPECLSTNYGLDPIDTMIQLRNHHANGRQAMGVGENGGIDMYEANVIELASVNKANIHRAFELVSLLLRIDDCFYVKDIPKFHKQ
- a CDS encoding hydroxymethylglutaryl-CoA synthase — protein: MVGIDDIAVYIPRLYLELADEKRLEKPTEFSAARKSDPSKYLHGIGIAKMSIPDTYQDSSVLAANAIFELMERNSVQPASLARIDIATETGVDESKPVAAYVHGMLEQKYGKGSLKRTSGVEYKFACVSTADALESSLDWAWAGRSNGKSSIICATDIARYPLTSPGESTQGAGAVALLVKENPRLLVIDPIIGTHMEDEDDFWRPLFSTTAVVHGKHSERCYLRAMEGAVDNWAEQAVASGIVRAGQGESLVDHIGPISFHVPYPKMAEKAFAYLLRHFWRGLPRWKEVLRVIGDEPQADSYKKREEFEKAEADYMRHFMETKQFQADYQDKVADGLVHARESGNSYSASEKSCLSMLLETKAMRGIDLAGKRGGSGNYGSGCKAKASSWTVQEEWAAIAKRFGHAEKLRNRRPVSLAEYEILHEGKAFPDGRKFVAEPENEFVLIDVTSQGYRHYKFAD
- a CDS encoding GMC oxidoreductase, whose protein sequence is MPTTITEPAADVVILGVGYMSGVIAAELSIASLNGGKNYKVVAITKGPYWDYVNDFSTTKYDEWGVGLGRKYDSPLPLQSATIRNNSNQFALPVRRYTMPIQYHALGHGVGGAAQHYGGTMGRQGPWGYTQYSSTISRYGSPFLNTVNPHNDLEDWPLTYAQYEPYYVEWEKAHGLCGNYNGSKTNSSSDMGYPWMSQNYPLPPSPITPIGTLFQNATQSLGYNPFPHVSALASQPYTNQYGVPVNPCVYDGYCGGPCDYACETGAKANAAYRTIPAAVSSGNFTLVVNSFIFRLDTDPTTGLVTAARYYDPQGNVHIQPGTVFFNGMWGYNMIRIMLLSGIGAPYVWNSNPTLVTGAVGRGLTNGYLPYKGTNVSGTLPNTGGNSYPAGNGSGGSVDIYDLMDDNFDHSVSALNGSPPFIGGAEVGAGGYPGGGPGNITFAGSVSSASMGGTFKTTQKDKYLPTKTTLSSTPLAHDLPTTDNYVDLDPHYTDIYGDPLARLTYDWTPNTYNGATYLVNKVKDIFTKMGASNVTVGATVAPGAAHNDWWGHHLRGGCRIGANQSTSVWNKWNQCWSPASKPVFNIFGAGEITNTSGDNVPSGTHIAGPQSYRAAEGIKQYLALATPGILP
- a CDS encoding DUF5781 family protein, whose product is MSARRNTTVAKTASPTTDNANNELVKKAYQNASRMMKEQGFGIKSQVEVAVDPQLPFMGYTMPQARGYRIVVSGGSVDSGMLEGLLVHEMSHIYRMENNHPSHDAEVIEEAIDKFGKEHLLHDYQQKIVHDLLNDIQDLYADDISMKVIKKSPIFKSGEISSFLQDWIKDETVESGNPKMDRWMNASIMVHNARAIGQMTRHGIEDTGGKAEASNRRFLSQMPPTVASKFPYFKDLMINLKENMTRDQYRKLLADYLNRFLELAEKN
- a CDS encoding plastocyanin/azurin family copper-binding protein, giving the protein MKEIQQRVLILAVVVTAIVVTATVGYIYVGSLSSANPIVTVVRIPKDSSAEPTGFNVNYFQANFVNGTYPFPVNISVTIGVNNTIEWVNDDVVGHTVTALVAPSGGPRFNSGIIFSGKTFSVTLTVAGVYRYTCAWHQWLAGQIIVKPPS
- a CDS encoding cation:proton antiporter gives rise to the protein MQTTFLLDVGIAVAAALLVSLLFYRLGLPMIVGQLVAGMLVGPYGLGLIRDTTAIDFLATLGIILLLFVVGLELDPRKFGKVGSKVFVLSTVEFFVAFLVSVLSALSAGWDLGTALFLGSVLGLSSTAIVAKLILDRFPEHDQNFTALMMVMVVEDVIAVFLLFLTPELAGGRQLQASGLLIIASKGFFLFIASFGFGRYLGPWLINKVSQYELEIGEVAFLLALSFGFLFGVLSDYLGFSPAIGALLVGFFLPVKQSRYVREKILPLKDAFIVFFFLSMGTLIDTSTALSLGLPLMIILAGAILGKLAGGVLGARLARIGRPILVGSILVPRGEFSLVLAKTGVDAGLVGPQLYPVAGLAVLVTALASPLIDRLTRPSNEP